Proteins encoded within one genomic window of Streptomyces sp. NBC_01314:
- a CDS encoding DUF1697 domain-containing protein, with the protein MTTYAALLRGINVGGNKKVPMGDLRTLLTGLGHTGVATYLQSGNAVFTSDHGDENSLATELTTAIEKHFGFTVDVLVRDHAYLESVREACPFPAAELEGKQLHVTYFSEPVDEARFEGIDRQAFLPEEFRLGERVLYLYAPEGLGRSKLAETLSKPRLQKGLIATTRNWNTVAKLAELTGNAP; encoded by the coding sequence ATGACGACATACGCGGCGCTCCTGCGCGGGATCAATGTGGGCGGCAACAAGAAGGTCCCGATGGGCGACCTCCGCACCCTCTTGACCGGCCTCGGCCACACCGGCGTGGCCACCTACCTCCAGAGCGGCAACGCGGTCTTCACCAGCGACCACGGCGACGAGAACTCCCTCGCCACCGAACTGACGACCGCCATCGAGAAACACTTCGGCTTCACCGTGGACGTCCTGGTACGCGACCACGCCTACCTGGAGTCCGTCCGCGAAGCCTGCCCGTTCCCGGCGGCGGAACTGGAGGGCAAGCAACTCCACGTCACCTATTTCTCCGAGCCGGTGGACGAGGCCCGCTTCGAGGGGATCGACCGACAGGCCTTCCTCCCGGAGGAGTTCAGGCTCGGGGAGCGGGTGCTCTACCTGTACGCCCCTGAGGGCCTGGGCCGCTCCAAACTGGCGGAGACCCTGTCCAAGCCACGCCTCCAGAAGGGCCTGATCGCCACAACCCGCAACTGGAACACGGTGGCGAAACTGGCGGAGCTGACCGGGAACGCGCCGTGA
- a CDS encoding CDP-alcohol phosphatidyltransferase family protein: MRRDIPDLAEVRRVTQKKRDAWWTVLLVDPVATPLVRLTAKYTRITPNQLTWGAFLLGLVSAAFFALGDWRWLIAGAIVYHLSFILDCMDGKVARLTGQGSVFGAWLDFVFDRVRVAACSVALMAGQYHRTGETFYIWLAAAVIGCDALRYINSLETFKVRHTMRKQIKARLREARRAENERELAFMEDLLRDNPEADIEQDLRTATAEVTEAAPQTQVVDLHQEFRRRFPAYLRARSFLLRHRVRPHLISGIEFQMGVFMIGPIIDSVMTVTLVSGALLLVFELAIVYKLLLSTRDFTRTLDSFDRGDVRGDVAKAA; encoded by the coding sequence ATGCGACGAGACATACCCGACCTCGCGGAAGTGCGCCGCGTCACGCAGAAGAAGCGGGACGCCTGGTGGACCGTGCTGCTCGTCGACCCGGTCGCCACACCGCTGGTGCGGCTCACCGCCAAGTACACGAGGATCACGCCCAACCAGCTGACCTGGGGCGCCTTCCTGCTGGGTCTGGTCTCGGCCGCCTTCTTCGCACTGGGCGACTGGCGCTGGCTGATCGCCGGCGCCATTGTTTACCACCTGAGTTTCATCCTCGACTGCATGGACGGCAAGGTCGCCCGGCTCACCGGCCAGGGCTCCGTGTTCGGCGCCTGGCTCGACTTCGTCTTCGACCGCGTCCGGGTCGCGGCGTGCTCGGTTGCCCTGATGGCCGGGCAGTACCACCGCACGGGCGAGACCTTCTACATCTGGCTCGCCGCCGCCGTCATCGGCTGCGACGCGCTGCGCTACATCAACTCGCTGGAGACCTTCAAGGTCCGGCACACCATGCGCAAGCAGATCAAGGCCCGGCTCCGCGAGGCCCGCCGCGCCGAGAACGAGCGGGAACTCGCCTTCATGGAGGACCTGCTGCGCGACAACCCCGAGGCCGACATCGAGCAGGACCTGCGCACGGCCACCGCCGAGGTCACCGAGGCCGCGCCGCAGACCCAGGTCGTCGACCTGCACCAGGAGTTCCGCCGCCGCTTCCCCGCCTATCTGCGGGCCCGGTCCTTCCTGCTGCGCCACCGCGTCCGCCCCCACCTGATCAGCGGCATCGAGTTCCAGATGGGCGTCTTCATGATCGGCCCGATCATCGACTCCGTGATGACGGTGACCCTCGTCTCCGGCGCCCTGCTGCTCGTCTTCGAACTCGCCATCGTCTACAAGCTGCTGCTGTCGACCCGCGACTTCACCCGCACCCTCGACTCCTTCGACCGGGGAGACGTGCGCGGGGACGTGGCCAAGGCGGCCTGA
- a CDS encoding ABC transporter substrate-binding protein, translated as MRARWLTAVLLLCLLATGCTADGDGDSADGRITLRFQSLAWQEESVAVNKKLVKEWNATHPGVEVEYVQGSWDSVHDQLLTSFEGGEAPDIIHDASDDLADFAYGGYLADLRRLLPERLTSDIPRRSWETTTFGDGIYGVPFLQEPRVLIANATWLRESGVRVPTPDDPWTWQEFRAVAKELSGDGKYGVAWPLKEPVSATLNLSLSAGGQLFHRDADGKVEVRFEAADAVVPKTVHDEVNKDGSASGTTLGMGGSDTLPGFFGGKYAMVPLGFSYRQQIVQQAPEGFDWQVLPAPAGADGLTQGVSPQTLSVAEDSPHKKEAAEFIDFLLRPENMVRLALGDWMLPTGTEALQDPALRTTEHDWATGTALATHLRSAPAQSVRGYPEWKDKVATPAYQEYYSGAIGLGELRERLEDDGNLVLARYQR; from the coding sequence ATGCGCGCACGATGGCTGACGGCGGTTCTGCTGCTGTGCCTCCTCGCCACCGGCTGCACCGCAGACGGCGACGGTGACTCCGCCGACGGCCGGATCACCCTCCGCTTCCAGTCCCTGGCCTGGCAGGAGGAGTCGGTCGCGGTCAACAAGAAGCTGGTGAAGGAGTGGAACGCCACCCATCCCGGCGTCGAGGTCGAGTACGTACAGGGGAGTTGGGACAGCGTCCACGACCAGTTGCTCACGTCCTTCGAGGGCGGTGAGGCGCCGGACATCATCCATGACGCCTCCGACGACCTCGCGGACTTCGCGTACGGCGGCTACCTCGCCGACCTGCGCCGGCTGCTGCCCGAACGGCTCACGTCGGACATTCCGCGGCGCAGCTGGGAGACGACGACCTTCGGGGACGGGATCTACGGGGTGCCGTTCCTCCAGGAACCAAGGGTGCTGATCGCCAACGCCACCTGGCTGCGCGAGTCGGGTGTGCGCGTTCCCACCCCGGACGACCCGTGGACCTGGCAGGAGTTCCGCGCAGTCGCCAAGGAGCTGAGCGGCGACGGGAAGTACGGCGTCGCCTGGCCGCTGAAGGAGCCGGTGTCGGCCACGCTGAACCTGTCGCTGTCGGCGGGCGGGCAACTGTTCCACCGGGACGCCGACGGCAAGGTCGAGGTCCGCTTCGAGGCGGCCGACGCGGTCGTCCCGAAGACCGTGCACGACGAGGTGAACAAGGACGGCAGCGCGTCGGGTACCACGCTCGGCATGGGCGGCTCCGACACGCTGCCCGGCTTCTTCGGCGGCAAGTACGCGATGGTCCCGCTCGGCTTCTCGTACCGTCAGCAGATCGTCCAGCAGGCCCCCGAGGGCTTCGACTGGCAGGTGCTGCCCGCCCCGGCCGGCGCCGACGGCCTCACCCAGGGTGTCAGCCCGCAGACGCTTTCGGTCGCCGAGGACAGCCCGCACAAGAAGGAGGCCGCCGAGTTCATCGACTTCCTCCTGCGCCCCGAGAACATGGTCCGCCTCGCCCTCGGCGACTGGATGCTCCCGACCGGCACCGAGGCCCTTCAGGACCCGGCCCTGCGCACGACCGAGCACGACTGGGCCACCGGCACGGCCCTCGCCACCCACCTCCGCTCCGCCCCCGCCCAGTCCGTGCGCGGCTACCCGGAGTGGAAGGACAAGGTCGCCACCCCCGCCTACCAGGAGTACTACAGCGGAGCGATCGGCCTCGGCGAGCTGCGTGAACGGCTGGAGGACGACGGCAACCTGGTGCTGGCCCGCTACCAGCGCTGA
- a CDS encoding MMPL family transporter has protein sequence MGNEDVRVRGIAARAGGWSARHRWAAVGVWVLFVVLTMGIGSAMGSVEVRDSDQLKGETSTAAHIIEEAGIEEPAGETVLIQAKNDDTLATDSSFRAAVDDVMKAVEGTGKVTDVTSPYDTRTISKDGRSALVQFDVRGESNTAGERIEPVLKAVEGVQKDHGTLRIEEIGGASMMKTFDDAFGNDFQKAEYSALPVALGILLIAFGAVVAALLPVALAMTAIMATMGLMAIVSHVIPMSDTAGSVMLLVGLAVGVDYCLFYLRREREERAAGRDAQTALRVAAATSGRAIIVSGVTVCVAMAGMLFTGLAEFEAMGLASLMVVAVAMVGSVTVLPALLSLLGERVEKGRIPFLHPDKRRKNGRSEGTSESRFWNAVLRVVLARPALSLVVATGALLAVAAPAVGMKTQNLTLDQEFGDSLPIVQTYNRVNEAFPGGSEPAEVVVRAKDINAPEVRSALADFKEEAVASGASRGPVEIKVHDAQNVAFVYVPLVGGSDQDRAGVSLDKLRDEVRPDTLGKVEGVEAPVTGQVAGNQDFNDQLVGSVVPVFAFVVFFAFVLMLLSFRSLTIAVTSIALNLLSVGAAYGILVAVFQHGWGASLVGAEGVGAIITWLPLFLFVILFGLSMDYHVFVVSRIREARLRGLTTKDAIRHGVVTTAGVVTSAAVIMVAVFAIFGTLSMQSMKQMGVGLAAAVLIDATIIRGVLLPAVMALLGERNWYLPKWLNRLPDLTHDESPEPGPAPAREDARVRV, from the coding sequence ATGGGGAACGAAGACGTACGGGTGCGGGGGATCGCCGCCCGCGCCGGCGGCTGGAGCGCCCGGCACCGATGGGCGGCCGTCGGTGTCTGGGTGCTGTTCGTCGTGCTGACGATGGGGATCGGCTCGGCGATGGGGTCGGTCGAGGTCAGGGACAGCGACCAGCTCAAGGGGGAGACCAGCACGGCGGCCCACATCATCGAGGAGGCGGGGATCGAGGAGCCCGCCGGTGAGACTGTGCTGATCCAGGCGAAGAACGACGACACCTTGGCCACGGACTCCTCGTTCCGGGCCGCCGTGGACGACGTCATGAAGGCCGTCGAGGGCACCGGGAAGGTCACGGACGTGACCTCGCCGTACGACACGCGGACGATCTCGAAGGACGGCCGCAGCGCGCTGGTCCAGTTCGACGTGCGGGGCGAGTCGAACACCGCGGGCGAGCGGATCGAGCCGGTGCTGAAGGCCGTCGAGGGCGTCCAGAAGGACCACGGGACGCTGCGGATCGAGGAGATCGGCGGCGCCTCCATGATGAAGACGTTCGACGACGCGTTCGGGAACGACTTCCAGAAGGCCGAGTACTCGGCCCTGCCGGTGGCGCTCGGCATCCTGCTGATCGCGTTCGGCGCGGTCGTCGCGGCGCTGCTGCCGGTGGCGCTGGCGATGACCGCGATCATGGCGACGATGGGCCTGATGGCCATCGTCAGCCATGTGATCCCGATGAGCGACACCGCCGGCTCGGTGATGCTGCTGGTGGGTCTGGCCGTCGGTGTCGACTACTGCCTGTTCTATCTACGCCGTGAGCGCGAGGAGCGTGCGGCGGGCCGGGACGCGCAGACCGCGCTGCGGGTGGCCGCCGCGACCAGCGGCCGCGCCATCATCGTTTCCGGTGTCACGGTGTGCGTGGCGATGGCGGGCATGCTGTTCACCGGGCTCGCCGAGTTCGAGGCGATGGGCCTGGCCTCCCTGATGGTGGTCGCCGTCGCGATGGTCGGTTCGGTCACCGTGCTGCCGGCCCTGCTGTCGCTGCTGGGCGAGCGGGTCGAGAAGGGCCGTATCCCGTTCCTGCACCCGGACAAGCGGCGGAAGAACGGCCGCTCCGAAGGCACCTCGGAGAGCCGCTTCTGGAACGCCGTCCTGCGGGTCGTCCTCGCCAGGCCGGCGCTGTCGCTGGTCGTCGCGACCGGTGCGCTGCTCGCCGTGGCGGCGCCCGCGGTCGGGATGAAGACGCAGAACCTCACGCTGGACCAGGAGTTCGGCGACTCGCTGCCGATCGTTCAGACGTACAACCGGGTCAACGAGGCTTTCCCGGGCGGTTCCGAGCCGGCCGAGGTGGTCGTCAGGGCGAAGGACATCAATGCTCCCGAAGTGCGCTCTGCGCTGGCCGACTTCAAGGAGGAGGCCGTCGCTTCGGGCGCCTCGCGCGGCCCGGTGGAGATCAAGGTGCACGACGCTCAGAACGTGGCCTTCGTGTACGTGCCGCTGGTCGGCGGCTCCGACCAGGACAGGGCGGGCGTGAGCCTGGACAAGCTGCGCGACGAGGTACGGCCCGACACACTCGGCAAGGTCGAAGGGGTCGAGGCGCCGGTCACCGGGCAGGTCGCGGGCAACCAGGACTTCAACGACCAGCTGGTCGGCTCCGTCGTCCCGGTCTTCGCCTTCGTCGTGTTCTTCGCCTTCGTGCTGATGCTGCTGTCGTTCCGCTCGCTGACGATCGCGGTCACGTCGATCGCGCTGAACCTGCTGTCGGTGGGCGCCGCGTACGGCATCCTCGTCGCCGTCTTCCAGCACGGCTGGGGTGCCTCGCTGGTGGGCGCGGAGGGCGTCGGCGCCATCATCACCTGGCTGCCGCTGTTCCTCTTCGTGATCCTGTTCGGGCTGTCGATGGACTACCACGTGTTCGTGGTCTCGCGTATCCGTGAGGCGCGGCTGCGGGGCCTTACGACGAAGGACGCGATCCGGCACGGCGTCGTCACCACGGCCGGGGTCGTGACCAGCGCGGCCGTCATCATGGTCGCCGTCTTCGCGATCTTCGGGACGCTGTCCATGCAGTCGATGAAGCAGATGGGTGTGGGTCTGGCGGCCGCCGTCCTCATCGACGCGACCATCATCCGGGGCGTGCTCCTCCCGGCGGTGATGGCCCTGCTCGGCGAGCGCAACTGGTACCTGCCGAAGTGGCTGAACCGCCTGCCGGACCTCACCCACGACGAGTCGCCGGAGCCGGGTCCGGCGCCGGCCAGGGAGGACGCGAGGGTACGGGTCTGA